In the genome of Sorangium aterium, one region contains:
- a CDS encoding ABC transporter permease: MTSDAEPSPLAMPVPRRPFRWDVARASGLALAGVALLFGGWGAASLWFDNAILLPSPWAMLRGFHEVVQDGTLLVDVAASLKRVLSGFSLAAFTAVPLALLVVSFPSLSQLLLPVLSLLRPIPPIAWVPIAILWFGLGDHPSYFVTAVAAFFPIFLNALGGARAVDSQHLRAARCLGARRLSLLRFVYLPSSLPHVWTGLKIGLGQSWMAVVTAELVAARSGLGHMIELNRLQLETPRVFVGMSMIAIIGALMTFVLGSLEARMFPWKKAD, encoded by the coding sequence GTGACGAGCGACGCCGAGCCCAGCCCGCTCGCCATGCCCGTTCCTAGGCGCCCGTTCCGCTGGGACGTGGCGCGCGCTTCGGGTCTTGCGCTGGCCGGCGTGGCCCTGCTGTTCGGCGGCTGGGGCGCGGCGTCGCTGTGGTTCGACAACGCGATCCTGCTGCCCTCGCCCTGGGCCATGCTGCGCGGCTTTCACGAGGTCGTGCAGGACGGCACGCTGCTCGTCGACGTCGCCGCCAGCTTGAAGCGGGTGCTGAGCGGCTTTTCGCTGGCGGCGTTCACGGCGGTGCCTCTAGCCTTGCTCGTGGTGTCGTTTCCCTCGCTGAGCCAGCTGCTCCTGCCGGTGCTCTCCCTTCTGCGCCCCATCCCGCCCATCGCCTGGGTCCCCATCGCCATCCTGTGGTTCGGCCTCGGCGATCATCCGAGCTATTTCGTCACCGCCGTCGCGGCCTTCTTCCCGATCTTCCTCAACGCCCTCGGCGGCGCTCGCGCGGTCGACTCGCAGCACCTGCGCGCGGCGCGCTGCCTGGGAGCGCGCCGGCTGTCGCTCCTGCGCTTCGTGTACCTGCCGTCGTCGCTGCCCCACGTGTGGACAGGCCTCAAGATCGGCCTCGGTCAGTCGTGGATGGCCGTGGTGACCGCGGAGCTGGTCGCCGCTCGCTCCGGGCTGGGGCACATGATCGAGCTGAACCGGCTCCAGCTCGAGACGCCGCGCGTGTTCGTCGGCATGTCGATGATCGCCATCATTGGAGCGTTGATGACGTTCGTGCTCGGCAGCCTGGAAGCGCGGATGTTCCCTTGGAAGAAGGCGGACTGA
- a CDS encoding L-serine ammonia-lyase, with the protein MAVTIFDLFKIGIGPSSSHTVGPMRAARMFAVDLDEAGLLARTAAVSVELFGSLGATGRGHGSDKAVILGLMGETPDGVDVERADAIVEGVRQSGRLSLLSRHEIGFQVKGHLAFLHRSLPFHPNGMRFTALDEAGAPLRARVYYSVGGGFVVNEAAAKGENPIEADTTPLPYPFHSAADLLAACAASGLSVSQVMLENEKVFRPEAETRAGLLRIWGVMQECVRRGFRAEGVLPGGLKVVRRAPALYRKLIESPEAGLRDPLTAMDWVSLYALAVSEENAAGGRVVTAPTNGAAGIIPAVLHYYRRFVPTSTDEGVIRFLLTAGAIGILYKENASISGAEVGCQGEVGSACSMAAGALAEGLGGTPEQAENAAEIAMEHNLGLTCDPVGGLVQVPCIERNAMAAIKAISAARMALHGDGAHFVSLDKVIKTMRDTGADMESKYKETARGGLAVNVLEVPVEVGVNLPEC; encoded by the coding sequence ATGGCAGTCACCATTTTCGACCTCTTCAAGATCGGTATTGGGCCGAGCAGCTCGCACACGGTCGGGCCGATGCGCGCGGCGCGCATGTTCGCGGTGGATCTCGACGAGGCGGGCCTGCTCGCCCGCACCGCGGCGGTGTCGGTGGAGCTGTTCGGGTCGCTCGGCGCCACCGGCCGTGGCCATGGCAGCGACAAGGCCGTGATCCTCGGGCTCATGGGCGAGACGCCGGACGGGGTGGACGTCGAGCGGGCGGACGCGATCGTCGAGGGCGTGCGGCAGAGCGGCCGGCTGTCGCTGCTCTCGCGCCACGAGATCGGTTTCCAGGTGAAAGGACACCTGGCCTTCCTGCACCGGAGCTTGCCGTTCCATCCGAACGGCATGCGCTTCACGGCGCTGGACGAGGCGGGCGCGCCGCTGCGCGCGCGCGTGTATTACTCGGTGGGCGGCGGCTTCGTGGTGAACGAGGCGGCGGCGAAGGGGGAGAACCCGATCGAAGCGGACACGACGCCGCTCCCGTATCCGTTTCACAGCGCCGCGGATCTGCTCGCGGCGTGCGCGGCGAGCGGCCTGTCGGTAAGCCAGGTCATGCTGGAGAACGAGAAGGTCTTTCGCCCGGAGGCGGAGACCCGGGCGGGTCTCCTGCGGATCTGGGGGGTGATGCAGGAGTGCGTGCGGCGCGGCTTCCGGGCGGAGGGCGTGTTGCCCGGCGGCCTCAAGGTGGTGCGCCGCGCGCCGGCCCTGTACCGCAAGCTCATCGAGAGCCCCGAGGCGGGGCTCCGGGATCCGCTGACGGCGATGGACTGGGTGAGCCTCTACGCGCTCGCGGTGAGCGAGGAGAACGCCGCCGGGGGCCGTGTCGTGACGGCGCCGACGAACGGCGCGGCGGGGATCATCCCCGCGGTCCTGCACTATTACCGGCGCTTCGTGCCGACGTCGACGGACGAGGGGGTCATCCGGTTCCTGCTGACGGCGGGCGCGATAGGCATTCTCTACAAGGAGAACGCGTCGATCAGCGGCGCGGAGGTGGGGTGTCAGGGCGAGGTGGGCTCGGCATGCTCGATGGCCGCGGGCGCGCTCGCCGAGGGGCTGGGCGGCACGCCGGAGCAGGCGGAGAACGCGGCCGAGATCGCCATGGAGCACAACCTCGGATTGACGTGCGATCCGGTGGGCGGTCTCGTCCAGGTGCCGTGCATCGAGCGCAACGCGATGGCCGCGATCAAGGCGATCAGCGCGGCGCGCATGGCGCTGCACGGCGATGGGGCGCACTTCGTGAGCCTCGACAAGGTGATCAAGACGATGCGCGACACCGGGGCAGACATGGAGTCGAAGTACAAGGAGACGGCGCGCGGGGGGCTCGCCGTCAACGTGCTCGAGGTGCCGGTGGAGGTGGGGGTCAATTTGCCGGAGTGCTAG
- a CDS encoding ABC transporter substrate-binding protein: protein MSRGVRRFGWIAALTALTAIALALAWPRAPSAQPLAVRVGYATALHGEIAKVLGKTDIGKGHGIAVQAAFFQYGPPQIEALVSRSLDVAFTSLVPTATYLSKQPGAVTVIAAVGESGHGLVVPADSPARSLADLKGKTIAVAFGTDSQVDLLAALREAGLNPAADVTLVNVPPNAQPATLEQRQADAVLLRQPQLLKFSQKGARVIQRWPHHLWAIARTEFLAEHLGVRERLVAAIQEAAQFVAANPQQTAEWFAEDLRLEPSLVQQISAENPLYAAGKQLSVAVSPELRAFAERRAQELVDFGLTKNRAVFVY, encoded by the coding sequence ATGAGTCGAGGAGTGAGGAGGTTCGGCTGGATCGCCGCGCTGACGGCGCTGACGGCCATCGCGCTGGCGCTCGCGTGGCCCCGGGCCCCGAGCGCCCAGCCGCTGGCCGTGCGCGTCGGTTATGCCACCGCGCTGCACGGCGAGATCGCGAAGGTCCTGGGCAAGACGGACATCGGCAAAGGGCACGGCATCGCGGTGCAGGCCGCCTTCTTCCAGTACGGGCCGCCGCAGATCGAGGCCCTGGTCTCCAGGAGCCTCGACGTCGCGTTCACGTCGCTCGTGCCCACGGCCACGTACCTGTCCAAGCAACCGGGCGCGGTGACGGTGATCGCCGCCGTGGGCGAGTCCGGCCACGGCCTGGTCGTGCCCGCCGACAGCCCGGCGCGGTCGCTCGCGGATCTGAAGGGAAAGACAATCGCCGTCGCCTTCGGCACGGACTCACAGGTCGATCTGCTCGCGGCGCTGCGGGAGGCCGGGCTGAACCCGGCAGCAGACGTCACGCTCGTCAACGTGCCGCCGAACGCGCAGCCCGCCACGCTCGAGCAGAGGCAGGCGGACGCGGTGCTGCTGCGCCAGCCTCAGCTGCTCAAGTTCAGCCAGAAGGGCGCGCGGGTGATCCAGCGCTGGCCGCATCACCTCTGGGCCATCGCACGCACCGAGTTCCTCGCGGAGCATCTCGGCGTGCGCGAGCGACTGGTGGCGGCGATCCAGGAAGCAGCGCAGTTCGTGGCGGCGAACCCCCAGCAGACGGCGGAGTGGTTCGCCGAGGATCTGCGCCTCGAGCCCTCGCTCGTGCAGCAGATCTCGGCCGAGAACCCGCTGTACGCCGCGGGCAAGCAGCTGTCGGTCGCTGTCTCGCCCGAGCTCAGGGCCTTCGCCGAGCGGCGCGCGCAGGAGCTCGTCGACTTCGGGCTGACGAAGAACCGCGCCGTGTTCGTGTACTGA
- a CDS encoding sulfotransferase family protein: MARSNAPFFIVGNERSGTTLLMAILGHHRRLAVPEVAWYYPRFRPYLHTYGDLKQAESFRALVSEMIFGLKTPFFGLDLNPSTIVQELIARTRRNTFGEAYRVILERYADAVQKPRWGEKTPHNLFYVREILEDFPEAKFLNLVRDGRDVAVEQLRSAFGPRNVYAAALIWRRSQAIAEHWARTLPKSQWLDVRYEELTREPERVLERVAEFLGEDHEPEVFEFHRGEIARRRAQTRDHRALGGPVSTQYVGLYRQYLSLEEQGVFAAVAGDALGRAGYEVGVSPRPVSDEEAALFLELDARIRAATLDAPEGHIVYESYNDWLADQREERRRRGLWTRDAAPRPFGAEEPLFDWDEEFVAGQRAPRKWKDYFAVKRRYNGTGIVL, translated from the coding sequence ATGGCTCGCTCCAACGCCCCGTTCTTCATCGTAGGTAACGAGCGCTCCGGCACAACGCTGCTCATGGCGATCCTGGGGCATCATCGCCGCCTCGCCGTGCCCGAGGTCGCCTGGTACTACCCGCGCTTCCGTCCCTACCTGCACACGTACGGCGATCTGAAGCAGGCGGAGAGCTTTCGCGCGCTCGTCTCCGAGATGATCTTCGGGTTGAAGACGCCGTTCTTCGGGCTGGACCTGAACCCGAGCACGATCGTGCAGGAGCTCATCGCTCGCACCCGGCGAAACACGTTCGGGGAAGCGTATCGTGTCATCCTGGAGCGCTACGCGGACGCGGTGCAGAAGCCGCGCTGGGGCGAGAAGACACCGCACAATTTGTTCTACGTGCGCGAGATCCTCGAGGACTTCCCCGAGGCGAAGTTCTTGAACCTCGTGCGAGACGGGCGCGATGTCGCGGTGGAACAGCTCCGCTCGGCGTTCGGCCCCCGCAACGTCTACGCCGCCGCGCTGATCTGGCGCCGCTCGCAAGCCATCGCCGAGCACTGGGCGCGCACGCTTCCGAAATCGCAGTGGCTGGACGTGCGCTACGAGGAGCTCACCCGTGAGCCCGAGCGCGTGCTCGAACGGGTGGCGGAGTTCTTGGGTGAGGACCACGAGCCCGAGGTCTTCGAGTTTCACCGGGGGGAGATCGCGCGCCGGCGCGCGCAGACGCGCGACCACCGGGCCCTCGGTGGTCCGGTGTCGACGCAGTATGTCGGCCTCTACCGGCAGTACTTGAGCCTGGAGGAGCAAGGCGTGTTCGCCGCGGTCGCCGGCGACGCGCTCGGGCGCGCAGGGTACGAGGTCGGGGTGAGCCCGCGGCCAGTCTCGGACGAGGAGGCGGCGCTCTTCCTGGAGCTCGACGCCCGCATCCGCGCCGCGACCCTCGACGCGCCCGAGGGCCATATCGTGTACGAGAGCTATAACGACTGGCTCGCGGATCAGCGCGAGGAGCGCCGCCGGCGCGGCCTGTGGACGCGCGATGCCGCGCCGCGCCCGTTCGGCGCGGAGGAACCCCTCTTCGACTGGGACGAGGAGTTCGTCGCAGGCCAGCGCGCGCCTCGAAAGTGGAAGGACTACTTCGCCGTGAAGCGTCGCTACAACGGCACAGGCATCGTGCTGTGA
- a CDS encoding cytochrome P450: MMQPDLLSGTPARATGSAGAAARASAPPSARGFPLVGVLPHLLKDRLDYLVSARAELGDLYTVDLGFTRIVALNHPRHAQHVLRDNARNYRKGGALWESIRALIGDGLPTSEGDLWLRQRRMIQPEFHRDRLAAMCDLMVQAIDDGMAGFGAAAAGGRPVNAERELPHITMKVILNTMFGSGITKEEADAIGGSMQYAIDYMIFGAALRALPSWMPAPGRRRFERSVKTIDENVFRFIAQRRAQPGRSGDLLSMLLATVDAETGEQMSNQQLRDEAVSMFLAGYETTSVALAWALHFLVENPDVLQALAAEVDAALGDRRPSFADVPRLPLALAVVQEALRIYPPSYWIPRTAVEDDEIDGFHIPAGTLVGVMSYVLHRHPDHWEAPMRFDPGRFTPERTRARHPLAFIPFGIGQRQCIGKEFALMEGQFILARLLQRYRISAVPGRTTRLHVATTLRTSGGLWLRLEPRAGR; this comes from the coding sequence ATGATGCAGCCAGATCTTCTCTCCGGCACACCCGCCCGCGCCACGGGCAGCGCCGGCGCCGCCGCCCGCGCGAGCGCGCCGCCGTCGGCGCGCGGTTTTCCGCTCGTCGGCGTGCTCCCGCACCTGCTCAAGGATCGGCTCGATTACCTCGTCTCGGCGAGAGCCGAGCTCGGCGATCTGTACACCGTCGATCTCGGGTTCACGCGGATCGTCGCGCTGAACCACCCGAGGCACGCGCAGCACGTCCTGCGCGACAACGCGCGCAACTACCGCAAGGGAGGCGCTCTATGGGAGAGCATCCGCGCGCTCATCGGCGATGGGCTGCCCACGAGCGAGGGGGATCTCTGGCTGCGGCAGCGGCGGATGATCCAGCCCGAGTTCCACCGGGACCGGCTCGCCGCGATGTGCGACCTCATGGTGCAGGCGATCGACGACGGCATGGCCGGCTTCGGCGCGGCCGCCGCCGGGGGGCGCCCGGTCAACGCCGAGCGGGAGCTCCCGCACATCACGATGAAGGTCATCCTCAACACCATGTTCGGCTCGGGGATCACCAAAGAGGAGGCGGACGCCATCGGCGGCTCGATGCAGTACGCCATCGACTACATGATCTTCGGGGCCGCGCTCCGGGCGCTGCCGAGCTGGATGCCGGCCCCTGGGCGGCGCCGGTTCGAGCGGTCGGTGAAGACGATCGATGAGAACGTGTTTCGCTTCATCGCGCAGCGCCGCGCGCAGCCGGGGCGGAGCGGAGATCTGCTCTCGATGCTCCTCGCCACAGTCGACGCCGAGACCGGCGAGCAGATGTCCAACCAGCAGCTGCGGGACGAGGCGGTGTCGATGTTCCTCGCGGGGTACGAGACGACCTCGGTCGCACTCGCGTGGGCGCTCCACTTCCTCGTCGAGAACCCCGACGTCCTGCAGGCGCTCGCGGCCGAGGTCGACGCGGCGCTCGGCGACAGGCGGCCCAGCTTCGCGGACGTCCCCAGGCTGCCGCTCGCGCTCGCGGTCGTGCAGGAGGCGCTCCGGATCTACCCGCCGTCGTACTGGATACCTCGCACCGCGGTCGAGGACGACGAGATCGACGGCTTCCACATCCCCGCTGGCACCCTGGTGGGCGTCATGAGTTATGTCTTGCACCGGCACCCGGACCACTGGGAGGCCCCCATGCGCTTCGACCCAGGCCGGTTCACGCCCGAGCGCACGCGCGCCCGGCACCCGCTCGCGTTCATCCCGTTCGGAATCGGACAGCGACAGTGCATCGGCAAGGAGTTCGCGCTCATGGAAGGGCAGTTCATCCTCGCCCGGCTCCTCCAGCGCTACCGGATCAGCGCGGTGCCCGGGCGGACGACGCGGCTGCACGTCGCGACCACGCTGCGCACGTCCGGCGGCTTGTGGCTCCGGCTGGAGCCGCGCGCTGGTAGGTAG
- a CDS encoding S28 family serine protease, with translation MVSLALTITAACGDGGNGEASASTTSPASTSSGSSTSASAGTGNETSGGGAPDGGGAGGVGGSAGDGGAGGDAAVDILDQLHALDGTEVTEEVSTIPGYRSFIIELEQPVDHDDPSGERFRQRLALHHRDASAPLVLATTGYSLWLPYDYLDEPAVLLNANQLYVEHRYFPPSRPERADWTKMTIEQAAADHHRVVEAFRTIYTGKWISTGASKGGMTSVYHRRFYPDDVDGTVAYVAPLSYGVEDPRYVDFLNQVGDAGCRERIAALQREVLLRRPAMLERAETEANALGVTYDLFGLEAQLEAAVVWLPFSFWAYSSEGSCGGIPDASASDNDIWLILDTLSPVSSGSDASYLSLEPYYWQSYTELGAPRVDITDLADLLTFDWGAVDRLPSVPVEPEFLPAAMEDVARWVATEGSELMFIYGEKDPWSAGAFELGAAVDSFRYHAPGDNHGALIGSLAPADRDAAMATLARWAGVPLSLVTAQPLRAARPRPPHALRRRFAP, from the coding sequence GTGGTATCGCTCGCATTGACGATCACCGCCGCTTGCGGAGACGGCGGCAACGGAGAGGCGAGCGCCTCGACGACATCTCCCGCAAGCACGAGCTCAGGGTCGAGCACGAGCGCCAGCGCCGGGACCGGGAACGAGACGAGCGGCGGAGGCGCACCGGACGGCGGCGGCGCGGGTGGCGTTGGCGGGTCGGCCGGCGATGGTGGCGCTGGCGGCGACGCGGCGGTGGACATCCTGGATCAGCTTCACGCGCTCGACGGCACCGAGGTCACGGAAGAGGTGTCCACGATCCCCGGCTATCGATCCTTCATCATCGAGCTCGAGCAGCCTGTCGATCATGATGACCCGAGCGGCGAGCGCTTCCGGCAGCGGCTCGCGCTGCACCACCGCGACGCGAGCGCGCCGCTCGTGCTCGCCACGACCGGCTATTCGCTGTGGCTCCCCTACGACTATCTCGATGAGCCTGCCGTGCTCCTGAACGCAAACCAGCTCTACGTCGAGCACCGGTACTTCCCGCCGTCGCGCCCGGAGCGGGCGGATTGGACCAAGATGACGATCGAGCAGGCGGCCGCCGATCACCACCGTGTCGTCGAAGCGTTCCGCACAATCTACACGGGGAAATGGATCTCCACCGGCGCGAGCAAGGGAGGGATGACCTCCGTTTATCATCGTCGTTTCTACCCCGATGACGTCGACGGCACGGTCGCCTACGTGGCTCCGCTCAGCTACGGCGTAGAAGATCCGCGTTACGTCGATTTCCTGAATCAGGTCGGCGATGCGGGCTGTCGCGAGCGCATCGCCGCGCTCCAGCGCGAAGTGCTGCTCCGGCGTCCCGCCATGCTCGAGCGCGCGGAGACGGAGGCGAACGCGCTGGGCGTGACCTACGACCTGTTCGGCCTGGAGGCGCAGCTCGAGGCCGCCGTGGTGTGGCTCCCATTCTCCTTCTGGGCGTACTCGTCCGAGGGCTCCTGCGGCGGAATCCCGGATGCGTCGGCGTCCGATAACGACATATGGTTGATCCTCGACACGCTCTCTCCGGTGAGCTCCGGCTCCGATGCGTCTTATCTCAGCCTGGAGCCGTACTACTGGCAAAGTTACACAGAGCTCGGCGCCCCCAGGGTCGACATCACTGATCTCGCTGACTTGCTCACGTTCGACTGGGGGGCGGTCGATCGCCTGCCGAGCGTCCCCGTCGAGCCGGAGTTCCTGCCTGCCGCGATGGAGGACGTCGCGCGCTGGGTTGCTACCGAAGGCAGCGAGCTCATGTTCATTTACGGCGAGAAAGACCCTTGGTCCGCCGGGGCCTTCGAGCTCGGGGCGGCGGTGGACTCGTTTCGCTATCACGCGCCCGGCGACAATCACGGCGCGCTCATCGGCAGCCTCGCGCCGGCCGACAGGGACGCCGCGATGGCGACGCTCGCCCGTTGGGCGGGTGTGCCCCTATCGCTCGTGACGGCGCAGCCCCTGCGCGCTGCCCGCCCGCGCCCTCCGCACGCCCTGCGCCGGCGATTCGCTCCCTGA
- a CDS encoding ABC transporter ATP-binding protein, with protein MTQAAVDGALAAAGERATPVKRAGGAIELAEISVQFGKAGREVTALQRVSLTIAPGQFVAVLGPSGCGKSTLLNVIAGFERPRAGSVRVDGELVTEPSPRRPVVFQQHSLFPWMTALDNVAFGLKMAGDAAARERARHYLALVGLSDFAEHYPEQLSGGMQQRVGIARALAVEPAVLLMDEPFGALDAQTRALMQEQLLGLWERWRHTVVFVTHDIDEAIFLADRVVVLGVKPSGLRRIVDVDVPRPRSPRARLDPTYQALYQDLFGLIRDESSKTFHGSRAAS; from the coding sequence GTGACGCAGGCGGCGGTCGATGGGGCTCTGGCAGCCGCGGGCGAGCGCGCCACCCCGGTGAAGCGCGCGGGCGGCGCCATCGAGCTTGCCGAGATATCGGTGCAGTTCGGCAAGGCCGGGCGCGAGGTCACAGCGCTCCAGCGCGTGAGCCTCACGATCGCGCCGGGGCAGTTCGTGGCCGTGCTCGGGCCGTCCGGCTGCGGCAAATCCACGCTGCTGAACGTGATCGCCGGGTTCGAACGACCGCGGGCGGGCTCTGTGCGGGTCGACGGCGAGCTCGTGACCGAGCCCAGCCCTCGCCGCCCGGTGGTGTTCCAGCAGCACTCGCTGTTTCCGTGGATGACGGCGCTCGACAACGTCGCCTTTGGCCTCAAGATGGCTGGCGACGCGGCGGCGCGCGAGCGCGCGCGGCACTACCTGGCGCTCGTGGGCTTGTCGGATTTCGCCGAGCATTACCCGGAGCAGCTGTCGGGTGGCATGCAGCAGCGCGTGGGTATCGCGCGGGCGCTCGCCGTGGAGCCCGCCGTCTTGTTGATGGACGAGCCGTTCGGCGCGCTGGACGCGCAAACACGCGCGTTGATGCAGGAGCAGCTGCTCGGCCTCTGGGAGCGCTGGCGTCACACCGTCGTGTTCGTGACCCACGACATCGACGAAGCGATTTTCCTAGCCGATCGCGTGGTGGTGCTGGGGGTCAAGCCGAGCGGCCTCCGGCGGATCGTCGACGTCGACGTGCCGCGGCCGCGCAGCCCGCGCGCGCGGCTCGATCCGACCTACCAGGCGTTGTATCAAGATCTCTTCGGGCTGATCCGGGACGAGAGCTCGAAGACGTTCCATGGATCGAGGGCTGCGTCATGA
- a CDS encoding OmpA family protein, producing MRHASAVLLAASLLAPAAARADGPSPAPRPAQSAPARPPALEVTIDRSKVDLKGRQIEVKLSRAAGKVRIKVLGQSGAVLAEEEKPFGGAAAGSPLAVTWSPSSDEPVARIEVYGYDTEGYWAGIAIIPWNVSIPHEEVQFETNSDVIRAPEVPKLEASLQKISEVVAKTSELGKITLFIVGHTDTVGSAEHNLALSRKRARAIAAWFKGRGVKLPIAFEGLGESAPLVKTADQVDEPRNRRVDYILSVEPPRLPSGDASWKAL from the coding sequence ATGCGCCATGCCTCGGCCGTGCTCCTCGCCGCCTCCCTGCTCGCCCCCGCCGCCGCGCGCGCCGATGGCCCCTCGCCCGCGCCCCGGCCAGCGCAGAGCGCCCCGGCGAGGCCGCCCGCGCTCGAGGTGACGATCGACAGGTCCAAGGTGGACCTCAAGGGCCGCCAGATCGAGGTGAAGCTGTCGCGCGCCGCCGGCAAGGTGCGCATCAAGGTCCTCGGGCAGTCGGGCGCGGTCCTGGCCGAAGAGGAGAAGCCGTTCGGCGGGGCCGCCGCCGGCTCGCCGCTCGCCGTGACCTGGTCGCCCTCGAGCGACGAGCCCGTCGCGCGCATCGAGGTGTACGGCTACGACACCGAGGGGTACTGGGCGGGGATCGCGATCATCCCCTGGAACGTGAGCATCCCCCACGAAGAGGTGCAGTTCGAGACCAACTCCGACGTCATCCGCGCCCCCGAGGTGCCCAAGCTGGAGGCGAGCCTCCAGAAGATCTCGGAGGTCGTGGCGAAGACCAGCGAGCTCGGCAAGATCACGCTGTTCATCGTCGGCCACACGGACACGGTCGGCAGCGCGGAGCACAACCTCGCCCTGTCACGGAAGCGCGCCCGCGCGATCGCCGCCTGGTTCAAGGGCCGCGGCGTGAAGCTCCCCATCGCCTTCGAGGGGCTCGGCGAGTCGGCGCCGCTCGTGAAGACCGCAGACCAGGTGGACGAGCCGCGCAACCGCCGGGTCGACTACATCCTGTCCGTCGAGCCGCCGCGCCTGCCTTCGGGCGACGCGTCCTGGAAGGCGCTCTGA
- a CDS encoding glycosyltransferase encodes MKTTVLALGSRGDVQPAIALGKALAARGHAVRVLAGKSFLPWIEGHGLATLPASVDSVDIMESDLGKEWVSRGTNPMAQSGILQRIIDRFGAEMADDALRACEGAELILSSFTSDTYAASIAEASGAVQVSMPLQPSILATRHGPTALAAPVPRRDSLLNLLFGKLLIEPTVWRWYRGVTARVRQRLGLPPQDRRAYMAALRRMLVVHGYSAHVVPHPPDWPPSYHTTGYWFLDEGEEYRPPEALERFLAAGEPPIALGFGSMTSHDPGATTRLLVDAVARSGQRAVLLSGWAGLGDMALPDTILRIDAAPHDWLYPRVAAAVIHGGAGTVAACLRAGRPAVVVPHLADQLFWGRRVEELRVGPRAIPRPRLTADALAAAIRTAATDAGMKERAEELGRRIRGEDGVTTAIDHIERHLAARATT; translated from the coding sequence ATGAAGACCACCGTCCTCGCCCTGGGCAGCCGCGGTGACGTGCAGCCGGCGATCGCGCTCGGCAAGGCGCTCGCGGCCCGCGGCCACGCTGTCCGCGTCCTCGCCGGCAAGAGCTTCCTGCCCTGGATCGAGGGGCACGGGCTCGCCACCCTCCCGGCGAGCGTCGACTCCGTCGACATCATGGAGAGCGACCTCGGCAAAGAGTGGGTCTCGCGCGGCACGAACCCCATGGCCCAGTCGGGGATCCTGCAGCGGATCATCGACCGCTTCGGCGCGGAGATGGCCGACGACGCCCTGCGCGCCTGCGAGGGCGCCGAGCTCATCCTGAGCAGCTTCACCTCGGACACGTACGCGGCCTCCATCGCCGAGGCCTCCGGCGCGGTGCAGGTCAGCATGCCGCTGCAGCCCTCCATCCTGGCGACGCGCCACGGGCCGACCGCGCTCGCCGCCCCCGTCCCGCGCCGCGACAGCCTGCTCAACCTCCTGTTCGGCAAGCTCCTGATCGAGCCGACGGTGTGGCGCTGGTACCGCGGCGTGACGGCCCGCGTGCGGCAGAGGCTCGGCCTGCCGCCGCAGGATCGGCGGGCGTACATGGCCGCGCTGCGCCGCATGCTGGTCGTCCACGGCTACAGCGCCCACGTCGTCCCGCACCCGCCGGACTGGCCGCCCAGCTACCACACGACGGGCTACTGGTTCCTCGACGAGGGAGAAGAGTACCGGCCGCCCGAGGCGCTCGAGCGGTTCCTCGCGGCGGGCGAGCCGCCGATCGCTCTCGGCTTCGGCAGCATGACGTCCCACGATCCCGGCGCCACGACGAGGCTCCTCGTCGACGCGGTCGCGCGGAGCGGCCAGCGCGCCGTCCTGCTCTCCGGCTGGGCCGGGCTCGGCGACATGGCGCTTCCCGACACCATCCTCCGGATCGACGCCGCGCCGCACGACTGGCTCTATCCGCGGGTCGCCGCGGCCGTGATCCACGGGGGCGCCGGCACCGTGGCCGCATGCCTGCGCGCCGGGCGGCCCGCGGTGGTCGTCCCGCACCTCGCGGACCAGCTCTTCTGGGGGCGCCGCGTCGAGGAGCTCCGCGTCGGCCCGCGCGCCATCCCGCGGCCGCGCCTCACCGCCGACGCGCTCGCGGCCGCGATCCGGACCGCCGCGACCGACGCCGGCATGAAAGAGCGCGCCGAGGAGCTCGGGCGCCGGATCCGCGGCGAGGACGGCGTGACCACGGCGATAGACCACATCGAGCGGCACCTCGCGGCGCGCGCGACGACGTGA